Proteins from one Limanda limanda chromosome 9, fLimLim1.1, whole genome shotgun sequence genomic window:
- the LOC133010036 gene encoding AP-1 complex subunit sigma-2 isoform X1, with product MQFMLLFSRQGKLRLQKWYVPLSDKEKKKITRELVQTILARKPKMCSFLEWRDLKIVYKRYASLYFCCAIEDQDNELITLEIIHRYVELLDKYFGSVCELDIIFNFEKAYFILDEFLLGGEAQETSKKNVLKAIEQADLLQEEAETPRSVLEEIGLT from the exons ATGCAGTTCATGCTTCTGTTCAGTCGACAAGGCAAGCTCAGGCTTCAGAAATGGTACGTGCCCTTGTCTGataaggagaaaaagaagatcACCAGAGAGCTGGTGCAGACAATCCTGGCTCGAAAGCCCAAAATGTGCAGCTTCCTAGAGTGGAGAGACCTGAAGATTGTATACAAGAG ATACGCCAGTTTGTACTTCTGCTGTGCCATCGAGGACCAGGACAATGAGCTCATCACACTGGAGATCATCCACAGATATGTGGAGCTGCTGGATAAATACTTTGGCAGT GTTTGTGAGTTGGACATCATTTTCAACTTTGAGAAGGCCTACTTCATTCTCGATGAATTCTTGTTGGGTGGGGAGGCTCAGGAGACGTCGAAGAAGAATGTATTAAAGGCAATTGAGCAGGctgacctgctgcaggag
- the LOC133010036 gene encoding AP-1 complex subunit sigma-2 isoform X2, whose amino-acid sequence MQFMLLFSRQGKLRLQKWYVPLSDKEKKKITRELVQTILARKPKMCSFLEWRDLKIVYKRYASLYFCCAIEDQDNELITLEIIHRYVELLDKYFGSVCELDIIFNFEKAYFILDEFLLGGEAQETSKKNVLKAIEQADLLQEPRHEYFNVPVY is encoded by the exons ATGCAGTTCATGCTTCTGTTCAGTCGACAAGGCAAGCTCAGGCTTCAGAAATGGTACGTGCCCTTGTCTGataaggagaaaaagaagatcACCAGAGAGCTGGTGCAGACAATCCTGGCTCGAAAGCCCAAAATGTGCAGCTTCCTAGAGTGGAGAGACCTGAAGATTGTATACAAGAG ATACGCCAGTTTGTACTTCTGCTGTGCCATCGAGGACCAGGACAATGAGCTCATCACACTGGAGATCATCCACAGATATGTGGAGCTGCTGGATAAATACTTTGGCAGT GTTTGTGAGTTGGACATCATTTTCAACTTTGAGAAGGCCTACTTCATTCTCGATGAATTCTTGTTGGGTGGGGAGGCTCAGGAGACGTCGAAGAAGAATGTATTAAAGGCAATTGAGCAGGctgacctgctgcaggag